The segment CCCAtccatttttcttccttttactGAAAGTTAAAGGTATTTTTCAGCAAATACTTCCAAGAATAGCACTTTGGTAGAATCGATGCATTAACCTGACTAGCtaaaagaagatgaaatcaGAATTATATGATCTCTACTGCCGAAAGACAACGCTTATAAATAACTACTACAGGGTATATACCTATATATATAACCTGACTAGCACAATTTTGCACTAGCACATGTTTGACTTAAATGGAAACTGTGAGAATGTATGATTGGCAACGGTGACATTAATTCTGTTGAGGAATCGATTACCTAAGGTCCACAGTGAAGAAATCTTTAGTGGCTTTTAACAAAGTGTGAGGTGGGGATGCTTGTCTGTCACATCTTTTCTAAGTTTCTGATGTGGAAATTATTAAAGATTAGGTCAAAGCTAGTCCTTTCTTATCACATTGTGATTCCCcttaaaaatctcattttcaaaATGGTCGAGccttttttaacctttttcttgcaTGCTTCCATAACAGAACAACCTCTTCGGGGTCTCGGGGCACTCAAAAGCCATGTTTGTTCTTCCTGTGAAGGTCACACCAGACATTTCTCATCAACTCGATGGACAACTAGGTATTTTCAATAAAGCTGGGGACACCCATTTGGGTTTCCCATCAACCTTTGGCGAAAGAATCTAGCGTTATATCCTCCCTCAACTTCATATTTAAAAACCCTCACCCGAAGCAATTCTCACCAATCTCTTCTTTCACTAGCAATATGGAAACCATTCGATCCACACCCACAAACGTTTCCTTCTCCAACTACCTCCAGTCCCTCTCCCAAACCCCTCACAGGCTTAGAAAAAGAATGCTAGCTACTTGGACTCCTGACCAGGAACTTAACCAGGTTAGGCTAAGGTCTGGTGCAGATATGATGAGGAAACTCAAGTGGTATGACCTGATAGCTCTTGGAATAGGAGGGATGCTTGGTGTTGGAGTTTTTGTTACCACTGGCTTTGTGGCCCATAAAATCTCTGGCCCTTCAGTTTTTATCTCTTATATCATTGCTGGCATATCagctcttctttcttctttatgtTACACTGAATTCTCTGTTCAGATTCCTGTTGCTGGGGGTGCCTTCAGCTACCTAAGGGTGACTTTTGGTATCAATAATACACTACTCAACTCTTTCTTAATCTAGACATTAATCTTGATAGACAAGcgttataattttaatgatgCTTAAatcgtttctttctttttctagatACACACAGACATTATtaatttcccttttgttttgtatatttttggTACGACACAGGAGAGTTTGTAGGTTATTTTGCTGGGGCAAACATTCTGATGGAATATGTATTATCGAATGCTGCGGTTGCAAGAAGTTTCACGGAATATCTATGCCATGCTGTGGGAGAGAACCCAAACTCATGGAGATTCGAAGTGGATGGACTAGTAGAGGGTTACAATAAGTTGGATTTTCCAGCTGTGGCTCTTATTCTTCTCCTTACTCTCTGTCTGTGCCATAGGTTAATTTGATCTCTTATTACCTTATGTTTTGTTTGCTTCAtatctatttatcttttctttgtgaCTAGTGTTTGATGttcttatatatacatatatatatacacgtttTGGGCAGgtttaatattatattgtttttgttacaATTAGTATaactgatgttttttttttaatttatttcctatTGGTTCTGCAACCATCACAAACATGctagttggattttttttcccaagtAATAATGATTAGTGGGATtttgaaaatgatatatatttttttttttttgggattgcAGTACAAAGGAAAGCTCAGTATTGAACCTTGTTATGACGGTctttcatttgattttctttggatTCATTATAATTGCTGGTTTCTATAAAGGGAGTTCCAAGAACTTGGTTGAGCCCGGAGGGCTTGCTCCTTTTGGTGTCAAGGGTATTCTTGATGGAGCAGCTAAGGTTTATTTCAGCTATATTGGCTATGACTCGGTTTCAACCATGGCAGAAGAGATCCGAAACCCTGCAAAAAGCCTTCCAGTGGGCATAGTAGGATCTGTTCTCATTGTCACCGGGCTATATTGCCTCGTGGCCTTATCTTTATGTTTTCTGGTCCCTTACAATATGGTAATGaactatcttttatatatatacgtTTCAAGTCAAAATAGCAGACATCAGAGTTTTCTTCTAGTGAATAATCCTAACAATTAGGTATTCttcaaatcataattaatttgcaGATAGATAAAGATGCATCATTTTCTGTCGCTTTCCAAAAGATCGGTTGGAAGTGGGCGGGCAATGTGGTTGGGGCCGGAGCAAGCTTGGGAATTGTTGCTTCTCTCCTGGTTGCCATGTTAGGCCAAGCTAGATACCTTTGTGTTATTGGAAGGGCCCGGCTTGTGCCTTCTTGGTTGGCCAAGGTGAATCCCTCCACAGGCACCCCTTTGAATGCTACACTCTTCTTGGGTAAGTAATTAATTGCAAATAGTTTCTTCTGCATCCCCTTTGAGTTATAACAGTACTTACAAAGAATATGCCCATTTCAAGTAGACGATCGAGAAGTCCCACACTTGTTCTTATATAATTCATCCAGTGCCTCTCTAGGCTCTATCTTAGGCACCGAATATTCATATTAAGGAGTCAAAAAAAGAGGCTTcatagaaagaaagagaaatagagATCCAACAGTATACTGAACATTTTGTGTTTTCATGATATTATATTCTAGGTCTTTGCACAGCTTCAATTGCACTCTTTACCGAACTCAGCATAATTCTTGATATAATTTCCATCAGCACACTCTTGGTGTTCTACTTGGTGGCAAATGCTCTCATCTATCGTCGATATGTTATCGTTAGCCACAACCCTCCTTCACAAACCCTCTTGTTCCTCTTCCTgctctcttcttgttcaattggCTTCTCTATGTCTTGGAAACTTGAAGAGCAGTGGTGGGTTTTACCAGTATTTGGTGGATTCATGATTACGATCACAGCCTTCTTTCAATACATGGTACCTTCCATTTGCCAAACTAATGAAGAGTGGTCAGTGCCATTCATGCCATGGCCGGCTGTAGCATCAATATTCCTTAATGTCTTCCTCGTGACATCACTAAAGATTCAGTCCTTCCAAAGGTTTGGTATATGGGCATGTTTGATAACATTGTTTTATGTTCTATACGGTGTTCACTCAACTTATCGAGCTGAAGAGATGGAAGTGGGTGTTGGTGAAATCTCACACCCATCAACCCAACAAAGCAAGCTAGATATTCAGCTGCTATGACAACGACGACGACGACAGCGCAgcagcagcaaaaaaaaaaaaaccctctttgTTGTCGTTTACCCTGttgtctttctctttttttgtccttttaaacactccttttagtttctttgggttgttacaatatatatatagatttcatGGAAATCCTATTATGAAAAGGGAAATTGTCATTTGTCGTGAAAATATAGAATGAACAAATCAATAGAAAAGGTaaatatgaacaaaataaagggaaaaaaaaggtatgTGAGAGAGATTTTCTCTAATTGATGTTTGTTTGGTTACACTTTCTCTTTGTTCTTCTATCTCTGTCTATGGTGATGCCACCgtcatatattatatatatatatatatataatgacaaaaaaaaatactcttttaAGGAGTGGAGAGGATGATGGAGATCATTTTTGGGCCACAGGAAGTAATGATGAATACAATATTACTGAACCTCTCGGAAAAAGTATAAGCCAACTAGCTACTTCGATTCTGTCATTTACTAGCTGGCTAGTTCATCCTTCGAGTTTCTTATTTATAATGGAGGCATGCTTAAGATTTAAAACTTACGCTAGATATAGGAATTGagatttttataaatcttaattatGGCTAGAAATTAGAGAATTTAATCTCaagagaattaattaattacaaaatacaaCCTAATGGTAAAAGAGTGGTATAACTTGAAAATCCAAGGAATTGGCCTGATAAATATTGATCGAATGAGGGTGTTTAATTGCTATCTCCTTTTCGACCATATATAGTTCAAACCTTAAGAGTGTCGCAAGCAAAACTATGATGAATATTTTCCTAGTTACGACCAATTAATTATTAGGGAAATTACTTTAGTAGCAGTGTGTTAAAACTATCTGAAGAACAGCAATGGCGGCCAAAAAGTAAAAAggaagagggagggagagagagaaaaggatgaCATGACAACATTTACCTTGATTCTTTTTCCCTTCCTCCTTTCGTGCATAGAAGTTGATTGATCATCATAGAAGATTGTATGAAGTTTTTTAGGTCATGTATGGTCATGCTAGAAGTCCaacagatttatttatttatagaaaagaaaagaaaaacaagtaaGCAATTGTCATTACACACCCTAACACCGCATCGAACCTCGATCTATGAAAAAATTGAGTGGATTTTCTGAAGATAAACAGGAATGGTATTTGCGGGTATCTCATATttgcataattaataaataaatcatatgtttttcttgctttttattgacccaataatatattttttgctattttattaCCTGCTTACTAGATAATTCAAAATCTCGCACCTTAATTGGACCGATTGGATTTATGCATGTGTTACATATACTGTATTTTGAGATGAATATATATGCTTTACATGTATCGAGAcagcatgaaaaataaaaaataaaaataaaaataaaacaattaattattgaaagaCATGACTAAGGCCAGGTTGGCCtcaaatgaaactaaaaaagaaacgaTTCTCtttatattgattaattaatagattatataaaaggggaaaaaaggtcagatttttagaaaattaattccaaataGATGATGAATTCCTTGCCTAATTACCAATCGTTTAGCATTAAGCAATAGAGATGTTCCATCACTAATTACCGAAATAATGAGTTCCGTCACTATCTTGTGACAGAATTGAtgatgaaaaatcaattattatcttcttaaacttttttatcGATATATAATTCCatatgaaatgattaaaaatatttcagaaaaaaattaatttaattttgaaaatcataattattttttaaaacaataatattttatattgataaattaaaagacCCCTCCAAATATTCCTTGTTTTTCTAGACTTTCCTCCCTAAAataattttcctaaaaaatattaatccatagagttattttgttggtaattcaaatttcaaaaaaatattttccatatcTTTCCCTCAATTATATCTATCTcttattttcaaaaatgttCTCTCACACACACTTCCTCTCATCCCCTTtcacatcctttttttttttttaagaagtcgATATACTGAAAGGGCTAACTAGAAAggtaataaaaaacaagatacaagaaaaaaaaaaagaatcacaaaaaaaaaagtaaacacagaaagaaagaaaaagaaagctaacagatacataaaaaaaaaacatcaaaattaaaaaagctaaTATGTCACGCTTAAAGCCTTGATATGATGTTAAACCAATCTATAATACCTTCAGTCCCTATAATTAAAGTAGTGATAGTAGCCATAAAGAACTTATCTGCAAAGTTGAGTCAATTCGAGAGGcgataaagaattaaaaaaaaattattttcaaagattgtAGTTTTATCATTGAagattactttgtttttcataagTCATATACTCCAGGTCTCCACCTAACACAATAAAAAAGCATAAACCATGGCTTTACACTAGAATTTTTCAAACACTAAGTTGGGCCactaatgtaaaataaataattattatctcttCCATTTCCTTCCACCCTCCCCTCTCTTATTATCtctccattttctttcttcccaATAACTTCATATTCattctcttatatttgttttcattgcaATGAAATTAATGGGtacgaaatttttttaaaacaaaataatgtgtGAAATTAATATCCCGTCATGGAATatttaccaaaaaatattatatatgaaaaatattctttaataaaACTATTCACCACTATATTactgataattaaaatatttcatagataaaaaaaaaaatggttttaacTAGGTTAAGTTGTTTGTGGTTTTTATTAGGATAATGAAATCATGATTACTTCTCTAGATTCTTCATAGCCAATCTTTCACTTAAATGTCCTTcactttttctaaaatttaattacaaaaaatcataatttatgatcgtgcttttttttcaacttaaattGGATATGTGTGCGTATTGTCAAGTTTCTTCATCCAACctatattttgaatttcttggATGAGTCTACAAGTTTATTAGAATTCAAATGAACTTCTATATATAACATTACAGATTACAAGCATGGATTAGAGTATGGGATTTCTAATTATGTTGATCAAATATGAATTTTGGGTAATTCCCAATTCACGAAACATGTACAACCAAATAGAACAACAAATAATTACACTAAAGAACAATCATAACCAAAGAAAAGTTTCAGATTAATTAGAACACTATCCAAGTCCTAGTAGTGAAGCCATCAGTCCATATTCACCTCTTCAATTCTCGCCAAGAAATATGGTAGAAAGATGATCTTACCTATATATGTGTCTGATATACTGATTATTAACCTAGAGAATATTATATCTCATAAAGTGGGTGTCATGAGGcgtaatatatatcaaaaaaaagaaagtcaacTCATCATCTGCCTCACCATCCACCACTATCGATTTACATGCCTCAAAAACCACACCTTAAGAAACAattgttgaaaaagaaaaaatattaaatcaaaagaaaatgtcCATTTTCTTGTAGAGAGAATAATCAAATTCCCACAAGGACGGTAAGAATTTGTATCATAAGAACTCCAAATACATTCATAATGTCATAAATAATCTTTCCCTGGGGAAATAATGATTGTTTCTATTTATGAAGTGAGAGCAAATAGTAGTGTTGTGTGATAAGCGCGTGCGTGAGGGTTCTTGAGCATCGATCAAATGATTGGTTAGCAGATCAGTAGAGATGGATATCGAAAGTCAGTGGTGTGACTTATAAAAGAAGCAAAGGATAGAGGTGCAAGTGGAGAGGTGCATGAGAGAAAGAGTTGGTAGTGCTGACAAATCACGGGTGGGCTGTGTGTGAGTGATCAATGAAGATCTCAAAATCTAAATGATGAAAATTTGAAAGTCGTCTCTAATGTGAGAATATGAGAGCTTTGGGAGAGGATTTTAATGAGCAAGAGATGATCATGCAGGTCAGAAATCTCTAGTAGATCAAGAATCAATCAAAAAAGTCCAAAGATCCTCTTCCATTCTTGTGTTGTTGTTTACAATGGAAGGAAGATGCCATTTGATCACTGAGATCATGccacatttgaatttttttttcaattaatttttgttttaattttattctttaatattattattttttatttagccaTTACACTTTCATAACACGGTATTGCAatcagacccacatccaagactTTTGGGTCTGAtgttgcagctagacccaagGCTCTTGAACTTGACATTGCaaccagactcacttaaacttgaatcatgcaagttttaatattattattaatattaaaaatattattgttttcattataaatattattatttttattataatgaatattgctaatataataattgataaatttaaaaagtattattaatattgaaaaacaactatagatttgatttgaatagtaaaaataaaaactataagaactcgGGTAagacatgtttaatattttattaatattataaatattattattgtcattattattaataaatttaatatatatatatacatatatatatatatatatatatatgtatatatatattattactattgaaaaaaaaccatagatttgatttgaaaggtaaaaataaaaattgttgttgttgtcgtcgtcgtcgtcgtcatcatcatagttattgttgttattattattattatgattgttaatgttattcttattcttaatattgttattatttttattattagtaaatttttataaaaattattattattgaagaaaaactataaatttgatttgaatggattaaaaactataagaatttGGGTCAAAAaggtttaatattatttttattattattattattattaggggaACCAGACTCCAAAACTTGGGTTTGGCTGTGGTGCCAGACCCAAGTTTATAATCATTAGTAttattcttattgttattattattgttatcattatcattattattaataattttttaatttgctttatttcatcattcgatattgggataattaagaattaagtttcataattgtttttgttttactttttatgaggttattataatcttcaaaaaaatatgttttagtatTGGTTTAACTTTCAATTTTACGGTTGTCTATTTTTagtatcatatagttaaataaacaatagttcagaggaaaaaaaacaagttattaatctCAATGGAGTCCATTACCCGATTTGTGGGTTTGACATATTGACCTAGATTACCCGATTCACTGGTTTAACGAGTTTACCCATCAaatctgaaattatttttttttagttttttgtcctttaatttttctaattatttttttattttactattcttcaatatttgattggttgGAAAATGGAAtgcatggtttatttttttttctactttagaTAGGGTTATTACAATCTCAAATAAGTGTCTTTTTTAGGGTTGCTGTTCGATTTTGTAAGTATTTAATTTtaccatataaataaataaaagtaatttatataaaaaaaaaaaacaaagttattataTCCATTGAAACCCATGACTTAGATCGCAGGGTAATCGAGGTCAATCCAATCTGACatcagtattaaaaaaaattatcgtcttaaagttttttttaaaaaaagactattatttttttttaccagttaTCCAAGTTGTTTTTAAATCCATGAAATGAAATTATTCGTTTTAGATTAGTTTCCATGCGATTTAATTCAAAACTCAAGCTAAGCAAGAAACCGGATTGACAGATTTTGGAatcatttgattgaatgatactgtcaaaaaaattctttatatttttaatatttttcaaaaaaattttaaaaaataatctgattAGCAGCAAAATATAGGTAAATGTAATAGTAAATTCTaatacaaattagaatttaaatttagaGACAGCATACTGGTTCAAAAAACCATGCCTTTGTTCTGTAAATTAAAGACAAATTTGTGCATGAGAAGGTGACCATATATATTGGAGTAAATAGCTAAATAGGTTGCCGGCCTTACTATCGAAGtccaatcattttatttttttactgcaaaAAAATGTTAGCACAAAAACATAAGGTGTATCAAAGCTTGATCCAAAAACATCAACTAGCTATAAAAGCTACGAGTTCAACGCTCCAGTCTGCATAGTTTCAAGACAATATTCTGAAGAATGAAGAAGACAATGAGCGGGAGGAGGGTGCAAGACACACAACATATATTTCCTCGTATCATAATTGAACATATATgtgttttgttcaattttacaGAATTTTTTGACTTCAATCATTCAAATTTCCAAACTAGATCAGTTGTTACAAATTGTCAACATTGATCTGGAAAATATCCTCACAGCACGGCAAAAAGAGTCTTGCATGTTTGTGGTAGGAGTTAAAAAAAAGACCTGTAACAATGAGCGtctaaaaatagaagagaaaatgGAACAAACCTTCGAAAAGAGGaggaaaaacagaaaaacaaaacagtCAAAATAAGGTAAAATCCAAACAGCAGCAAACCTGTTAACGAACTTAAACAATGAAGTCCCCAAGAAACGTAGCGTGATGGTAAAGGGCTTGaaatctgcacagcaggtctcgagttcgagtcaggacgtGCACCTTTTataagagcctgggacagctGAGGTTTTACTTACTCACCTGGGCCCATAAAATACGCTTTCCAGGGAGTAAGGTtttctcgaatccaaaaaaaaaaaagaacttaaacAATGAACTTCATAAACTCTCTTCTAAACACATGTTTCTTTAgatgtaaaaaacaataagcCAAGACTTCCTAATGGAAAATGGAAAACCAAAACGAAACAATGGATTGTCATTGCAAAAGGTAGCTTTATAGTTCTTGAATGCAGAacagtaatattttatttaacttcaattacagcattccattaattttatcagacaaaactCTGTTGAAATGTGTTCTTGAGCAACAAATCAATATTTCACACTgctaaaaagcaaaagaaaagaaaatgcaagttGGAAGCGAAGCATAGCTGAGATAGTTGTTACATACTAGTcgtaaaaaggaaaataatacgGTTGTTGGTGTGGCAATTTCCAATCGATGCTAATAATACCATCTGACCATTTTGCTATGACCTTCACGATGATGTTGTTCTTGTTGCCGATGGCATCTTTCTTCTAAACCTAACACCATAAACATTCAGAGAAGGAAAACAGGGCTTCCAATGGTTtgaatgggaaaaaaaacacataagcaAACCTGTAAGCTTCATGTACATGAACAATGCATAggttttttcttcataaccaaAGAGAAAGGTagaataacatatatatatatatatatatatatatatatatatatatatatatatatatatatataaagaagaagaagataaaacttTACTCTTTTTTCTTGATAGCCAAAAGAAAGAATTAGACATGATCCTAATTGGGAATCGAGTTAGCGCGATTGCAAGTGGTTCGGTATTTAAAAAAGCATAACATTGATTTTTcggcatttaaaaaaatcaaataccaaAACCCGCCAAAAGAACTCAAAGCAGAGGAAGCAGGAATCAATCATCCAATGGCGCAACAACCCATACAAGCCCCCCTTCTCTAATAAATGTAGAAAGAAGGCAGAGAAAAAGAGGACAAAGCAAGCATATGATATTtgaataaaaccaaaaacacaaagatCAATCAAACGCAGGTGAAATATAGCTCAAATCCTGGAAACGAAAACGCAACAGCAAACAAAAAACGCAAGTGACAAAAGAGGGGGGAAAGAGCATGAGTGTGTGGAAAATACATACATGGAAGATACAAGTAACATGACTCCTCAGTCCAACTATGGCCGGCTGGTCTTCGCTCATTAACAATTATGTCCGTAACGTTCTTCGTAAAACAAGATTTAAACACAAGACATGAAGATGCTCAAGGGCAGATAACAGAACTTTGATCCTCCAACCAATATGCTTGGTGGGGAAAACAACCCAATATCCTCCCACGCAGGTCAAATTTGAGAATTGGAAAATGACCAACCAAATTTTACGAGATTACCAATTCTGTCAGCCATCGAACCTGGTCTCCGCTCAGGGTAGCTTGCACTCGAACTTTTAGAGGTTCGCAGGAAGGAAGAAATTCAGCATCTTGTTTCACCATATCCACGGTTCCAGTTCAATGACTTCACAGCTACTCCTCTACCTTCACCAAGCCCAAGAACTAGTAGTAGCTGGTAATCGTGACTGGGTGTTTAT is part of the Populus nigra chromosome 8, ddPopNigr1.1, whole genome shotgun sequence genome and harbors:
- the LOC133702377 gene encoding cationic amino acid transporter 6, chloroplastic-like isoform X1; this encodes METIRSTPTNVSFSNYLQSLSQTPHRLRKRMLATWTPDQELNQVRLRSGADMMRKLKWYDLIALGIGGMLGVGVFVTTGFVAHKISGPSVFISYIIAGISALLSSLCYTEFSVQIPVAGGAFSYLRVTFGEFVGYFAGANILMEYVLSNAAVARSFTEYLCHAVGENPNSWRFEVDGLVEGYNKLDFPAVALILLLTLCLCHSTKESSVLNLVMTVFHLIFFGFIIIAGFYKGSSKNLVEPGGLAPFGVKGILDGAAKVYFSYIGYDSVSTMAEEIRNPAKSLPVGIVGSVLIVTGLYCLVALSLCFLVPYNMIDKDASFSVAFQKIGWKWAGNVVGAGASLGIVASLLVAMLGQARYLCVIGRARLVPSWLAKVNPSTGTPLNATLFLGLCTASIALFTELSIILDIISISTLLVFYLVANALIYRRYVIVSHNPPSQTLLFLFLLSSCSIGFSMSWKLEEQWWVLPVFGGFMITITAFFQYMVPSICQTNEEWSVPFMPWPAVASIFLNVFLVTSLKIQSFQRFGIWACLITLFYVLYGVHSTYRAEEMEVGVGEISHPSTQQSKLDIQLL
- the LOC133702377 gene encoding cationic amino acid transporter 6, chloroplastic-like isoform X2, with amino-acid sequence METIRSTPTNVSFSNYLQSLSQTPHRLRKRMLATWTPDQELNQVRLRSGADMMRKLKWYDLIALGIGGMLGVGVFVTTGFVAHKISGPSVFISYIIAGISALLSSLCYTEFSVQIPVAGGAFSYLRVTFGEFVGYFAGANILMEYVLSNAAVARSFTEYLCHAVGENPNSWRFEVDGLVEGYNKLDFPAVALILLLTLCLCHSTKESSVLNLVMTVFHLIFFGFIIIAGFYKGSSKNLVEPGGLAPFGVKGILDGAAKVYFSYIGYDSVSTMAEEIRNPAKSLPVGIVGSVLIVTGLYCLVALSLCFLVPYNMIDKDASFSVAFQKIGWKWAGNVVGAGASLGIVASLLVAMLGQARYLCVIGRARLVPSWLAKVNPSTGTPLNATLFLAHSWCSTWWQMLSSIVDMLSLATTLLHKPSCSSSCSLLVQLASLCLGNLKSSGGFYQYLVDS